A window of the Teredinibacter franksiae genome harbors these coding sequences:
- a CDS encoding YhbY family RNA-binding protein: MSLSTNKIKQYRTIGHGLNPVVTVAGKGLTENVIAELNRALDDHELIKIKVAVTDRDARKALISELCNNCRAQLIQEIGKVALIFREVQKPDPKKSNIR, translated from the coding sequence ATGAGCCTCTCCACGAACAAAATCAAGCAGTATCGCACCATAGGCCATGGTCTGAACCCAGTCGTTACGGTCGCAGGAAAAGGCCTTACCGAAAATGTAATCGCCGAACTCAATCGCGCACTGGACGACCACGAACTCATTAAGATAAAAGTCGCGGTCACCGACAGAGACGCTCGCAAGGCACTGATCTCAGAACTCTGCAATAACTGCCGCGCGCAACTCATTCAAGAAATTGGCAAGGTGGCACTGATCTTCCGTGAAGTTCAAAAACCTGATCCGAAAAAATCAAACATTCGGTAA
- the folP gene encoding dihydropteroate synthase: MKITCGSRTVDLSGPKIMGVLNVTPDSFFDGGKHYQSSAQQSLTLDSAIRSAEQMVAQGAAFVDVGGESTRPGASPVSVQQECDRVLPVVEALAARVDAVISVDTSTPLVMVESSKLGAGLINDVRALEREGALSAAISTELPICLMHMQGSPRSMQDNPAYDQVVDDVKVYLSQRIACVQKAAAGLGKPAPQIILDPGFGFGKTDEHNLALLRGLPLLLKPGVPLLVGLSRKSMIGRLLGRNVENRLPGSLALAMLAVQNGARIVRVHDVAETLDVIKILELTLIGEQVNGA, encoded by the coding sequence ATGAAAATAACCTGCGGATCGCGAACCGTTGACTTATCCGGCCCCAAAATTATGGGGGTGCTGAATGTAACGCCGGATTCCTTTTTTGATGGTGGTAAACACTACCAGTCCTCCGCCCAGCAAAGCCTAACGTTAGATAGCGCTATACGCTCAGCCGAGCAGATGGTTGCCCAGGGTGCGGCCTTTGTGGATGTAGGAGGGGAGTCTACTCGCCCTGGGGCATCGCCCGTTTCAGTTCAGCAGGAATGCGACCGTGTTTTACCTGTCGTGGAGGCTTTGGCTGCGCGAGTTGATGCTGTTATCTCGGTTGATACTTCCACGCCTTTGGTGATGGTGGAATCGAGCAAGTTGGGTGCTGGGCTGATTAATGATGTTCGGGCGTTAGAGCGAGAGGGCGCGTTAAGCGCGGCAATTTCAACAGAATTGCCGATTTGTTTGATGCATATGCAGGGCAGCCCGCGGTCAATGCAGGACAATCCCGCCTACGACCAAGTGGTCGATGATGTAAAAGTGTACCTGTCTCAGCGAATAGCTTGTGTACAGAAAGCCGCTGCGGGGTTGGGCAAGCCGGCACCTCAGATTATATTGGACCCCGGGTTTGGTTTTGGCAAAACGGATGAGCATAACCTCGCGCTACTTAGGGGCTTGCCATTACTTCTGAAACCGGGTGTACCCTTGCTTGTAGGTTTGTCGCGAAAATCGATGATAGGGCGTCTGTTGGGGCGGAATGTGGAGAATCGTTTGCCGGGAAGTCTGGCGCTGGCAATGTTGGCAGTGCAAAATGGCGCCCGGATTGTGCGTGTGCATGATGTAGCAGAAACGCTGGACGTTATAAAAATTCTCGAACTTACACTTATTGGAGAGCAGGTGAATGGCGCGTAA
- the carB gene encoding carbamoyl-phosphate synthase large subunit, with product MPKRTDLESILIIGAGPIVIGQACEFDYSGAQACKALREEGYRVILVNSNPATIMTDPSMADATYIEPITWQTVANIIEKERPDAILPTMGGQTALNCALELHKEGVLDKYGVELIGANQDAIDKAEDRNRFDKAMKKIGLECARAKIVHTMEEANTVPKMFGFPVIIRPSFTMGGSGGGIAYNWEEFEEICTRGLDLSPTNELLIDESLLGWKEYEMEVVRDKNDNCIIICSIENFDPMGVHTGDSITVAPAQTLTDKEYQIMRNASIAVLREIGVETGGSNVQFAVNPEDGRLVVIEMNPRVSRSSALASKATGFPIAKVAAKLAVGYTLDELQNDITGGATPASFEPSIDYVVTKVPRFTFEKFGDADARLTTQMKSVGEVMAIGRTFQESIQKALRGLEVGSSGFEPKVDLNADDALATIRRDLATPGAERIWYVGDAFRAGMSIDEVYEQSSIDRWFLAQIKDIIDTELALASIPLSEIDASIMMALKRKGFSDQRLGALLAVTEKTVRDHRHKQGVHPVYKRVDTCAAEFSTSTAYMYSTYEEQCEAEPSDREKIMVLGGGPNRIGQGIEFDYCCVHAALAARDDGYETIMVNCNPETVSTDYDTSDRLYFEPVTLEDVLEIVHKEKPKGVIVQFGGQTPLKIANALAAEGVPIIGTSPEAIDRAEDRERFQQMIHRLGLLQPDNAIVRSTEEALAAAGQVGYPLVVRPSYVLGGRAMEIVYTKNELALYMKEAVQASDDAPVLLDHFLNNAIEVDIDAVSDGETVVIGAIMQHIEQCGVHSGDSACSLPPYSLADDVQDEMREQVRKMARELGVIGLMNVQLAYQDGKIYVIEVNPRGSRTVPFVSKCIGTSLAKIAALCQTGKSLKEQGFTEEVIPDYYSVKEAVFPFNKFPAVDPILGPEMKSTGEVMGVGDTFAEAFAKAQEGSGAALPTSGTVFISVRDVDKPGSVIIAKELVDMGFVIVATQGTAKTLEAAGLKVKRVNKVNEGRPHIVDMIKNREIQLIVNTTEGKKATKDSASIRRSAESNHVYYTTTLAAGNALCMAIRFGQQPQVRRLQDLHERIRSR from the coding sequence ATGCCAAAACGTACAGACTTAGAAAGCATCCTTATTATTGGCGCTGGACCAATTGTTATCGGTCAAGCCTGCGAATTTGACTACTCGGGCGCACAGGCCTGCAAGGCTCTGCGTGAGGAGGGTTACCGGGTGATACTGGTGAACTCCAACCCCGCCACCATTATGACCGACCCCTCCATGGCCGATGCGACATATATTGAGCCTATTACCTGGCAGACGGTGGCCAACATTATAGAGAAAGAACGCCCCGACGCGATATTGCCCACCATGGGTGGCCAAACTGCGCTGAATTGTGCGTTGGAATTACACAAGGAAGGTGTGCTCGACAAATACGGCGTAGAGTTGATTGGCGCAAATCAAGACGCTATCGATAAAGCCGAAGATCGCAACCGTTTCGACAAAGCCATGAAAAAAATTGGCCTCGAATGCGCTCGCGCGAAAATTGTACATACCATGGAAGAAGCCAACACGGTGCCAAAGATGTTTGGTTTTCCGGTGATTATTCGGCCTTCATTTACGATGGGTGGCTCCGGCGGTGGTATTGCCTACAACTGGGAAGAATTTGAAGAGATTTGTACGCGCGGGCTCGATCTTTCACCTACAAATGAGCTGCTGATCGACGAATCGCTGCTGGGTTGGAAAGAGTATGAAATGGAAGTTGTGCGCGATAAAAACGACAACTGCATCATCATATGTTCTATCGAAAACTTCGACCCTATGGGTGTGCATACCGGTGATTCCATTACCGTTGCGCCTGCGCAAACCCTAACCGACAAGGAATACCAGATTATGCGTAACGCCTCTATTGCGGTGTTGCGTGAAATTGGTGTTGAAACCGGTGGTTCGAATGTACAGTTTGCGGTGAACCCGGAAGACGGTCGTTTGGTTGTTATTGAAATGAACCCTCGGGTTTCTCGCTCTTCGGCTCTGGCTTCTAAAGCAACGGGTTTCCCTATTGCTAAAGTGGCTGCGAAGCTTGCTGTCGGTTATACGCTGGACGAATTGCAAAACGACATTACTGGCGGTGCCACGCCAGCGTCTTTTGAGCCTTCCATAGATTATGTGGTTACCAAGGTGCCGCGCTTTACCTTCGAAAAATTTGGCGATGCCGACGCGCGCCTTACCACGCAGATGAAGTCGGTAGGCGAAGTTATGGCCATTGGCCGTACTTTTCAGGAGTCGATACAAAAAGCGTTGCGTGGCTTAGAGGTGGGTTCCTCTGGCTTTGAGCCAAAGGTGGACCTTAATGCCGATGACGCGCTGGCGACAATTCGCCGGGATCTAGCCACTCCAGGTGCCGAGCGTATCTGGTATGTGGGCGATGCCTTCCGCGCTGGAATGAGTATTGACGAGGTATACGAGCAGTCCAGTATCGACCGTTGGTTCCTCGCGCAAATAAAAGACATTATTGATACCGAATTGGCGCTCGCTTCTATTCCGCTTTCGGAAATTGATGCCAGTATTATGATGGCGTTAAAGCGCAAAGGTTTTTCAGACCAGCGCTTGGGTGCGTTGCTGGCGGTTACAGAAAAAACGGTACGCGATCATCGGCATAAGCAAGGCGTGCATCCGGTATATAAGCGTGTTGATACCTGTGCGGCGGAATTTTCTACCTCTACAGCTTATATGTACTCCACCTACGAAGAGCAGTGTGAAGCTGAACCGAGCGACCGTGAAAAAATAATGGTGCTGGGTGGCGGACCCAACCGAATTGGTCAGGGAATTGAATTTGACTATTGTTGTGTACATGCTGCTCTTGCTGCGCGCGACGATGGCTATGAAACCATTATGGTGAACTGTAACCCAGAAACCGTCTCTACCGATTACGACACCTCCGATCGGCTCTATTTCGAGCCTGTAACCTTGGAAGATGTGCTCGAAATTGTGCATAAAGAAAAACCCAAAGGTGTGATTGTGCAGTTTGGCGGGCAAACACCGCTAAAAATAGCCAATGCCCTTGCCGCAGAGGGTGTACCCATTATTGGTACCAGCCCAGAAGCGATTGACCGAGCGGAAGATCGCGAGCGTTTTCAGCAGATGATCCACCGCTTGGGCTTGTTACAGCCGGATAACGCGATTGTGCGCTCTACTGAAGAAGCGCTGGCGGCAGCCGGTCAGGTTGGTTACCCCTTGGTTGTTCGCCCCTCCTATGTACTGGGCGGCCGTGCAATGGAAATTGTGTACACCAAAAATGAGCTGGCCCTCTACATGAAGGAGGCGGTTCAAGCTTCTGATGATGCGCCAGTGCTTTTGGACCACTTCCTCAATAATGCTATCGAAGTGGATATTGACGCGGTGTCGGACGGTGAAACCGTTGTGATTGGCGCCATCATGCAACACATAGAGCAGTGCGGTGTTCACTCGGGTGACTCGGCCTGCTCTCTGCCGCCGTATTCGCTTGCGGACGACGTTCAGGATGAAATGCGCGAGCAGGTACGAAAAATGGCTCGTGAGTTAGGTGTTATTGGGCTAATGAATGTTCAGTTGGCGTACCAAGACGGCAAAATTTACGTTATTGAAGTGAACCCACGTGGTTCGCGTACGGTACCTTTTGTATCTAAGTGTATCGGCACCTCGTTGGCAAAAATTGCGGCTTTATGTCAAACCGGTAAATCGTTGAAAGAACAGGGATTTACCGAGGAAGTGATACCCGATTACTACAGTGTGAAGGAAGCCGTGTTTCCGTTTAATAAATTTCCAGCTGTTGACCCCATTCTGGGTCCGGAAATGAAATCTACTGGTGAAGTGATGGGCGTTGGCGACACTTTCGCCGAAGCCTTTGCTAAAGCACAGGAGGGCAGTGGTGCGGCATTGCCAACGTCGGGCACTGTGTTTATCAGTGTGCGTGATGTCGACAAACCTGGCTCGGTAATTATCGCTAAAGAGCTTGTCGATATGGGCTTTGTCATTGTTGCCACCCAGGGTACAGCTAAAACGTTGGAAGCGGCTGGGCTGAAAGTTAAGCGTGTGAACAAAGTTAACGAAGGGCGCCCGCATATTGTAGACATGATCAAAAACCGCGAAATTCAATTGATTGTAAATACCACAGAAGGTAAAAAGGCGACTAAGGATTCCGCTTCTATTCGTCGAAGCGCGGAAAGTAATCACGTTTATTACACAACCACACTGGCGGCAGGGAATGCGCTCTGCATGGCTATTCGTTTTGGTCAGCAGCCGCAGGTGCGTCGATTGCAAGATTTGCACGAACGTATTCGTAGCCGATAA
- the rlmE gene encoding 23S rRNA (uridine(2552)-2'-O)-methyltransferase RlmE encodes MSRSKTSRGWLEEHFNDQYVKAAQRDGYRSRASYKLVELNEKDRLIRPAMTVVDLGAAPGGWSQVAVAAVGDKGTVLASDILPMDSIAGVTFVQGDFTEESVLTELLSAIGGAKADLVISDMAPNMSGIAAVDQPQSMYLVELALDMATQTLRPGGAFVCKVFQGEGFDEFLQNCRDCFQKVVTRKPGASRPRSREVYVVAKGFKG; translated from the coding sequence ATGTCTAGATCCAAAACCAGCCGCGGCTGGCTGGAAGAACACTTTAATGACCAGTATGTAAAGGCTGCCCAAAGGGATGGTTATCGCTCGCGCGCCAGTTATAAGCTGGTCGAGCTGAACGAAAAAGATAGGTTAATCCGCCCGGCGATGACGGTTGTTGATCTGGGAGCTGCGCCAGGTGGTTGGTCTCAGGTGGCGGTTGCGGCAGTCGGCGACAAAGGTACGGTATTGGCGTCCGATATTTTACCTATGGACTCCATAGCGGGTGTTACCTTTGTGCAGGGTGATTTCACCGAAGAAAGCGTGTTAACTGAGTTGTTGAGCGCTATAGGTGGGGCTAAGGCAGATCTTGTAATTTCAGATATGGCCCCAAACATGAGTGGTATAGCCGCTGTCGATCAGCCTCAGTCAATGTATTTGGTTGAGTTAGCGCTCGATATGGCAACACAGACTCTTCGACCCGGTGGCGCTTTTGTTTGTAAAGTGTTTCAGGGGGAGGGGTTTGATGAGTTTCTTCAAAACTGTCGAGACTGTTTTCAGAAAGTTGTTACACGCAAACCCGGTGCATCGCGGCCCCGTTCACGTGAAGTTTATGTGGTGGCGAAAGGCTTTAAGGGCTAA
- a CDS encoding response regulator — translation MAETILIVEDEPDLAQLVEEYLCAEGYNCHQLHRGDEVKPWLDEYQADLILLDLMLPGKDGVEICRDIRTSNSLPQTPIIMVTARVEEVDRLLGLDVGADDYICKPFSPKEVVARVKAVLRRTGTSSLDAPAHGMELHEDSQRVTIKGSVADLTTIEFSLLKLLHSEPGKIFSRQFIMENIYSDYRIVSNRTVDSHIKKLRKKLQELEPELELIHSVYGAGYKYEPTTDI, via the coding sequence ATGGCAGAAACTATTCTTATAGTGGAAGACGAACCAGACTTAGCTCAACTAGTAGAAGAATACCTTTGCGCCGAAGGCTATAACTGCCACCAACTTCACAGAGGAGATGAAGTAAAACCGTGGCTCGACGAGTACCAGGCCGATCTAATATTGCTCGACCTCATGCTACCCGGAAAAGACGGTGTGGAGATTTGCCGCGATATACGCACAAGCAACAGCCTACCCCAGACACCTATCATTATGGTAACCGCCAGAGTAGAGGAAGTTGATCGCCTACTTGGCCTAGACGTTGGCGCCGATGACTACATCTGCAAACCTTTCAGCCCCAAGGAGGTGGTGGCCCGGGTTAAAGCGGTACTGCGCCGCACAGGCACTAGCAGCCTAGACGCTCCAGCCCACGGCATGGAATTGCATGAAGACAGCCAGCGCGTTACCATCAAGGGCAGTGTTGCGGATTTAACAACCATTGAGTTCAGCCTGCTAAAACTGCTGCATTCAGAACCGGGGAAAATATTTTCCCGACAGTTCATAATGGAAAACATCTACAGTGACTACCGCATCGTCAGCAACCGCACCGTTGACAGCCACATAAAAAAGCTGCGCAAAAAACTGCAGGAATTAGAGCCAGAACTGGAACTGATACATTCTGTGTATGGCGCAGGCTACAAATACGAACCGACAACAGACATATGA
- the ftsH gene encoding ATP-dependent zinc metalloprotease FtsH, which translates to MNDMAKNLVLWLVIAAVLFTVFQNFNQSSPQDEMTYSEFMVEVQDDRVREVIIQGQIITGIRLDNTQFMVVMPEVIDLKLMDTLLDHRVEVKGAMPEKSSLWEQLLVASFPILLFIAVFVFFMRQMQGGGGGRGGPMSFAKSKARLLGEDQVKTTFADVAGVDEAKEDVQELVEFLRDPSRFQRLGGRIPRGVLMAGPPGTGKTLLAKAIAGEAKVPFFSISGSDFVEMFVGVGASRVRDMFEQAKKQAPCIIFIDEIDAVGRHRGGGHGGGHDEREQTLNQLLVEMDGFEGNEGVIVIAATNRPDVLDRALLRPGRFDRQVFVGLPDIRGREQILKVHMRKVPMDDQVQASIIARGTPGFSGADLANVVNEAALFAARANKRLVTMEDFEKARDKIIMGAERKTMVMSEKEKENTAYHEAGHAIVGRLVPEHDPVHKVSIIPRGRALGVTVYLPEEDKYSQSKRGLESRLCSLFGGRIAEEMTLGLDGVTTGASNDIERATELARNMVTKWGLSEKLGPLHYGEDEGAYPGTGTPSYSGATSKVIDEEVRRIINSCYERATTVLSENKDILEAMKDALMEYETIDADQVDDLMARKKVRPPKDWNNSDLGGDGGGSTGETSEPKEDGPTVGGPANQH; encoded by the coding sequence TTGAATGATATGGCTAAAAATTTAGTGCTGTGGCTGGTGATTGCCGCAGTATTGTTTACCGTTTTTCAAAATTTTAATCAGTCCAGCCCGCAGGACGAAATGACCTATTCCGAGTTTATGGTAGAGGTGCAGGACGACCGCGTGCGTGAAGTTATTATTCAGGGTCAAATCATTACTGGCATACGCTTGGATAACACCCAGTTTATGGTTGTGATGCCAGAGGTTATCGACCTGAAATTAATGGATACCCTGCTCGATCATCGAGTAGAGGTTAAAGGTGCAATGCCGGAGAAATCCAGCCTTTGGGAGCAATTGTTGGTAGCCAGCTTCCCTATATTGTTATTTATTGCGGTTTTTGTGTTTTTTATGCGGCAGATGCAGGGCGGCGGCGGTGGCCGTGGCGGTCCGATGAGCTTTGCAAAAAGCAAGGCTCGGCTGTTGGGCGAAGACCAAGTCAAAACCACTTTTGCGGATGTGGCTGGCGTAGATGAGGCTAAAGAAGATGTGCAAGAACTGGTTGAGTTCCTGCGCGATCCGTCCCGTTTCCAGCGTCTTGGTGGGCGTATCCCTCGTGGCGTGCTTATGGCGGGCCCTCCCGGTACCGGTAAAACGCTGTTGGCTAAAGCCATTGCCGGTGAGGCCAAAGTACCTTTCTTCTCTATTTCGGGCTCCGACTTTGTTGAAATGTTTGTTGGTGTAGGTGCTTCTCGCGTACGTGATATGTTTGAGCAAGCCAAGAAGCAGGCGCCGTGTATTATCTTTATCGATGAAATCGACGCCGTCGGTCGTCACCGCGGCGGCGGTCATGGTGGCGGTCACGATGAGCGAGAGCAAACACTGAACCAGCTGTTGGTAGAAATGGACGGTTTTGAGGGCAACGAAGGCGTAATTGTTATTGCTGCCACCAACCGTCCTGACGTACTAGACCGTGCATTACTTCGCCCTGGTCGATTTGATCGACAGGTATTTGTAGGGTTGCCCGATATTCGTGGTCGTGAGCAAATTCTTAAGGTGCACATGCGTAAGGTGCCAATGGATGATCAAGTGCAGGCATCTATTATTGCCCGCGGAACGCCTGGTTTTTCTGGCGCAGACTTGGCCAACGTTGTTAACGAAGCGGCTCTTTTTGCAGCGCGGGCTAATAAACGACTGGTTACGATGGAGGATTTTGAAAAGGCGCGCGATAAAATCATTATGGGTGCCGAGCGCAAAACCATGGTAATGAGTGAAAAAGAAAAAGAGAATACGGCTTACCACGAGGCCGGGCATGCGATTGTTGGGCGACTGGTACCCGAGCATGACCCCGTGCATAAAGTCAGCATTATCCCTCGAGGTAGAGCTTTGGGGGTTACGGTGTATCTCCCAGAGGAAGACAAATACAGTCAAAGTAAAAGAGGCTTGGAGTCTCGCTTGTGTTCTCTGTTTGGTGGTCGAATTGCAGAAGAAATGACGCTTGGGTTAGACGGTGTAACCACCGGAGCATCGAACGATATTGAGCGTGCAACAGAGCTTGCCCGCAACATGGTGACAAAGTGGGGGCTGTCTGAAAAGCTTGGGCCTCTCCACTATGGTGAGGACGAAGGTGCATACCCTGGCACAGGCACGCCTTCATATTCCGGTGCTACGTCAAAAGTTATTGATGAGGAGGTTCGCCGTATTATCAATAGCTGTTATGAGCGGGCGACAACAGTCCTGTCTGAAAACAAAGATATTCTTGAGGCCATGAAAGATGCGTTGATGGAATACGAAACCATCGACGCCGATCAGGTTGACGATCTAATGGCTAGAAAGAAAGTAAGGCCACCTAAAGATTGGAATAACTCAGATCTGGGTGGTGATGGTGGTGGCTCTACCGGTGAAACCTCCGAGCCTAAAGAAGACGGCCCTACTGTAGGTGGGCCAGCTAACCAGCATTAA
- the greA gene encoding transcription elongation factor GreA — translation MQKYPMTVAGEKALRDELDQLKKIDRPRITASIAEAREHGDLKENAEYHAAREQQGFCEARVQDIEGKLSNSQVIDISTIAPSDKVIFGTTVKLINVETDDEISYQIVGEDEASIKANKISVTSPIARALVGKQVGDVAVVKAPGGEIEFEIDGVQYI, via the coding sequence ATGCAAAAATACCCTATGACAGTTGCAGGCGAGAAGGCTCTGCGAGATGAACTGGATCAGCTGAAAAAAATTGATCGCCCGCGCATTACAGCCTCAATAGCGGAAGCGCGTGAACACGGTGACCTAAAAGAAAACGCTGAATACCATGCCGCACGTGAACAGCAGGGCTTTTGTGAAGCTCGCGTTCAAGATATTGAAGGTAAGCTTTCCAATTCGCAAGTTATCGACATTTCGACTATTGCGCCTAGCGATAAGGTGATATTCGGTACCACGGTTAAACTGATTAATGTTGAAACGGACGATGAGATCAGTTACCAAATCGTTGGTGAAGACGAGGCGAGTATTAAGGCTAACAAAATATCGGTTACCTCACCCATTGCCCGAGCGTTGGTGGGTAAGCAAGTTGGTGATGTGGCTGTGGTGAAAGCTCCCGGTGGTGAAATTGAGTTTGAGATCGATGGTGTACAGTACATCTAG
- a CDS encoding ATP-binding protein: MPSPMIKSIKFKLWLTFLVTLLLSITAMLLFTHASVRQGFLNYATGQAIDRLQYLESAISQIYARELSLAPLENDKRLWRRLKYQTFREFIEQQQRKAVSRNEPPIHPSVKAQERAFIDRLILTDESKTLIVGDQFANAEYSWRALYFESNIIGYIGYIKPTDFMRSVDRLFVSQQLKAFALLSMAIFLASFFVSLIVSRWLIKPLGALSRGARKITSGDYSIRLQHQSPDELGQLCQNFNELARTLEANESARKQWVADISHEMRTPLAVIKAQIEAMLDGIRPTSEDNLNLLNSKINALSSIINDLYELSLTDLGALSYNKEQLDIRQFIDNIALDFEQKLSTDGLQLTVINQLPEKLRVLADSKRLQQLINNLLENSARYTDAPGKIRLSASVESSTVKIVLEDSAPSVPQSQLNKIFERLFRLDKSRNRELGGAGLGLSICKNIVEAHQGTILAHQSNLGGLTIIVTLPLH; encoded by the coding sequence ATGCCATCCCCCATGATTAAAAGTATTAAATTTAAACTTTGGCTAACCTTCCTGGTTACACTGCTGCTCAGCATTACTGCAATGCTGCTGTTTACCCACGCCAGCGTGCGCCAGGGTTTTCTCAATTACGCAACCGGGCAAGCCATTGATCGGCTGCAATACCTCGAATCTGCCATCTCCCAAATCTACGCACGAGAACTGTCACTGGCCCCACTCGAAAACGACAAACGCCTCTGGCGTCGGCTTAAATACCAAACATTCCGGGAATTTATAGAACAGCAGCAGCGCAAAGCCGTCAGCCGCAACGAACCGCCTATTCACCCCAGCGTAAAAGCACAAGAACGCGCTTTTATTGATCGGCTTATTTTAACCGACGAGAGCAAAACACTTATCGTCGGCGATCAATTCGCAAACGCCGAGTATTCATGGCGAGCACTCTATTTTGAATCAAACATTATTGGCTATATCGGCTACATTAAACCCACAGACTTTATGCGTTCAGTCGACCGACTTTTTGTTAGTCAGCAGCTAAAGGCTTTTGCTCTGCTCAGTATGGCCATATTCCTTGCGTCCTTTTTCGTTTCACTGATTGTTTCGCGCTGGCTAATCAAACCTTTGGGGGCACTGTCTCGCGGGGCCCGCAAAATAACCTCGGGCGACTACAGTATTCGACTACAGCATCAAAGCCCAGATGAGCTAGGCCAACTGTGCCAAAATTTTAATGAGCTGGCACGCACTCTTGAGGCCAATGAATCGGCACGAAAGCAGTGGGTTGCTGACATTTCCCATGAAATGCGCACGCCACTTGCGGTTATCAAGGCGCAAATAGAAGCCATGCTTGATGGCATACGCCCAACATCGGAAGACAACCTGAATTTACTCAACAGTAAAATTAATGCACTCAGCTCAATCATCAATGACCTCTACGAGCTTTCGCTAACGGATCTCGGCGCCCTTAGTTACAACAAAGAACAGCTCGACATACGCCAATTTATCGACAACATTGCACTGGATTTCGAGCAAAAACTGAGTACCGACGGACTTCAATTAACGGTAATAAACCAGCTACCAGAGAAATTACGCGTGCTCGCCGACAGTAAGCGCCTACAGCAACTCATAAACAACCTGCTGGAAAACAGTGCGCGCTACACCGATGCCCCAGGGAAAATTCGACTTTCAGCAAGCGTAGAAAGCAGCACCGTAAAAATAGTGCTTGAAGATAGCGCGCCCTCGGTGCCTCAATCGCAACTAAATAAAATTTTTGAACGACTCTTCCGCCTCGACAAATCGCGTAACCGGGAGTTGGGAGGTGCTGGCCTCGGGCTTAGTATCTGTAAAAATATTGTTGAGGCTCACCAGGGCACCATTCTCGCGCACCAGTCCAATCTCGGCGGGTTAACCATAATTGTGACGCTCCCACTTCACTGA